In the Plectropomus leopardus isolate mb chromosome 5, YSFRI_Pleo_2.0, whole genome shotgun sequence genome, one interval contains:
- the fzd4 gene encoding frizzled-4, producing the protein MPGMAVSITGAALLLLSGLVAPLCVVHAFGDELEEMTCDPIRISMCQGLGYNVTKMPNLVGNVLQSDAELQLTTFTPLIQYGCSSQLKFFLCSVYVPMCTDKVPIPIGPCGSMCLSVKRKCLPVLHEFGFIWPEVLNCSLFPPQNDHNHMCMEGPGDEDPPYQPVRHPPHQEECQALGSAPDQYTWLKQTESCTLQCGYDSGLYRRGAKVFTDAWMAVWAVLCFLSTTLTVLTFLLDSQRFSYPERPIIFLSMCCNLYSVAYLVRLTLGRERVSCDLDATAVPILVQEGLKSTGCAIVFLLLYFFGMASSLWWVILTLTWFLAAGLKWGHEAIEMHSSYFHIAAWAIPAIKTIVILIMRLVDADDLTGLCYVGNQQQEALTGFVVAPLATYLLIGTLFICAGLVALFKIRSNLQKDGAKTDKLERLMVKIGVFSVLYTVPASTVIGCYLYQLSHWGEFRASTRDSYVASEMLRIFMSLLVGITSGMWIWSAKTLHTWQRCSARLLRDSRASRGGKRAPGEGWIKPGKGNETVV; encoded by the exons ATGCCCGGGATGGCGGTGTCTATCACCGGGGCAGCCCTGCTCCTCTTATCCGGGCTGGTGGCTCCGCTCTGCGTGGTGCACGCTTTCGGCGATGAGTTGGAGGAAATGACTTGCGACCCGATCCGGATCAGCATGTGCCAGGGTCTCGGCTACAACGTCACCAAGATGCCCAATCTGGTCGGCAACGTACTACAGTCTGacgcagagctgcagctgaccACGTTCACGCCGCTCATACAGTACGGCTGCTCTAGTCAACTCAAG TTCTTCCTGTGCTCAGTCTATGTGCCAATGTGCACAGATAAGGTTCCCATCCCCATTGGCCCATGTGGTAGCATGTGTCTATCTGTTAAGAGGAAATGCCTCCCAGTGCTCCACGAGTTTGGCTTCATATGGCCTGAG GTGCTCAACTGCAGCCTCTTCCCGCCTCAAAACGACCATAACCACATGTGCATGGAGGGGCCGGGGGACGAGGACCCACCCTACCAGCCTGTCCGCCATCCTCCCCACCAAGAGGAGTGTCAGGCACTGGGATCTGCACCTGACCAGTATACCTGgttaaaacagacagaaagctgCACTCTCCAGTGTGGCTATGACAGTGGGCTCTACCGAAGAGGAGCCAAAGTCTTCACAGATGCGTGGATGGCGGTGTGGGCTGTGCTGTGCTTCCTGTCGACCACACTCACAGTCCTGACCTTTCTGTTGGATTCACAGCGCTTCTCCTATCCTGAAAGGCCCATCATCTTCCTATCTATGTGCTGCAATCTGTACAGTGTCGCCTACCTG GTACGGTTGACTCTGGGCAGGGAGCGCGTTTCTTGTGACCTGGACGCCACTGCAGTACCAATTTTAGTACAAGAAGGGTTAAAGAGCACTGGCTGTGCCATAGTCTTCCTTCTGCTCTACTTCTTTGGCATGGCCTCCTCACTCTG GTGGGTGATCTTGACCCTCACTTGGTTCTTGGCTGCCGGACTAAAGTGGGGCCATGAGGCTATTGAAATGCACAGCTCCTACTTTCACATAGCAGCGTGGGCCATCCCAGCCATTAAAACCATCGTCATACTCATAATGCGACTGGTGGATGCGGATGACCTGACTGGACTCTGCTATGTGGGAAATCAGCAGCAGGAGGCACTCACAGGCTTTGTGGTGGCACCACTGGCCACATACCTTCTAATAG GCACTCTCTTCATCTGTGCTGGCCTTGTGGCTCTCTTCAAGATCCGCTCCAACCTGCAGAAGGACGGTGCCAAAACAGACAAGCTGGAGCGTTTAATGGTGAAGATTGGCGTGTTTTCTGTTCTCTACACTGTCCCAGCGTCCACCGTCATTGGCTGTTACCTCTACCAGCTCTCTCACTGGGGGGAGTTCAGGGCTAGCACCCGAGACTCATACGTGGCATCAGAGATGCTTCGAATCTTCATGTCACTGCTCGTAGGCATCACATCAGGCATGTGGATCTGGTCTGCAAAAACTCTCCACACATGGCAGCGCTGCTCTGCGCGCCTGCTCAGGGACAGCAGGGCaagcagaggaggaaagagggcGCCAGGTGAGGGTTGGATCAAACCCGGGAAAGGCAACGAGACAGTAGTGTGA